One stretch of Calonectris borealis chromosome 5, bCalBor7.hap1.2, whole genome shotgun sequence DNA includes these proteins:
- the GPR65 gene encoding G-protein coupled receptor 65, protein MNNTTKCHDDHTLDKYLFPFVYSIVMMISIPINCISLYASCIQVRKKNELAVYLFSLYLADILYSLILPLWIDYAWNGDNWRLSALLCRISAFLMYMNFYTSTAFLACISVDRYLALVHPLKLQHLRTRRFSFIVSIIVWLLESILNSVILVNKEVFNDPCNFTNHTLCYEKYPLELWQARINLFRICSGYLVPLIIIMFCYRKIYQVVRCNQATVDEEKKKVKKLILNITVTYIVCFTPYHVILLIRSIREPDTTDPELLQLMYKVYRITQALTSLNCIADPILYCFVSETARTDILNLLRCCLCLRKREGDQVKDHPLCSSATKSSVLTTYKTSSETETVKNA, encoded by the coding sequence ATGAACAACACTACTAAGTGCCATGATGATCACACCCTGGATAAGTATTTGTTTCCATTTGTGTACAGCATTGTGATGATGATCAGTATTCCCATCAACTGCATATCCCTCTATGCATCTTGCATTCAGGTGAGGAAAAAGAATGAGTTAGCCGTCTACCTCTTCAGCCTATACCTGGCTGACATTTTGTACTCTCTGATTCTGCCTCTCTGGATTGATTATGCCTGGAATGGAGATAACTGGAGGCTCTCTGCCTTGCTTTGTCGGATTTCTGCCTTCCTGATGTATATGAATTTCTACACCAGCACTGCGTTCCTTGCTTGCATCTCTGTTGACAGGTACCTTGCATTAGTTCACCCCTTGAAGCTCCAGCACTTGCGAACAAGAAGATTTTCGTTCATTGTCAGCATAATTGTTTGGCTTCTGGAAAGCATCTTGAATTCAGTCATATTGGTGAACAAAGAAGTATTCAATGATCCTTGCAATTTCACTAATCATACGTTATGCTATGAGAAATACCCCCTGGAATTGTGGCAGGCACGGATAAATTTATTCCGGATATGCTCAGGGTACCTGGTCCCTTTGATAATCATCATGTTTTGCTACCGTAAAATCTACCAAGTAGTGAGGTGTAATCAAGCCACAgtagatgaagaaaagaaaaaagtgaagaaacttATTCTGAATATCACAGTTACTTACATTGTTTGCTTCACTCCTTATCACGTTATATTGCTTATTCGCAGCATCAGAGAACCTGACACCACTGACCCAGAGCTTTTGCAGTTGATGTATAAGGTTTACAGAATCACACAGGCCTTAACAAGTTTGAATTGCATTGCCGATCCCATTCTTTACTGCTTTGTGAGTGAAACTGCACGAACAGACATACTGAATTTGCTCAGGTGTTGCTTGTGCCTGCGAAAACGTGAGGGAGACCAAGTGAAAGACCATCCTCTGTGCAGTTCTGCCACAAAGAGCAGTGTGCTGACCACCTACAAAACTTCCTCTGAAACAGAGACTGTCAAAAATGCCTGA